The Streptomyces tubercidicus DNA segment CGACCTGGGCCCTGGGTGCGCCCGGCACCGGAGCCGGCCACCGGGTCGATCTGCTCGCGGTGGCGATCTGCCTCGGGGTGGCCTGGCTGCTGACCCGTGGCACCCGCACCTCGGCCCGGGTGGAGACGGTGCTGACCATCGTCAAGATCGCGATCGTGCTGCTGGTGATCGTGGTCGGCTTCACCAAGGTCGACAGCGGCAATCTGCAGCCCTTCGCGCCGTTCGGTCTCGGCGGGGCGTTCACCGGGGCGGCGACGGTCTTCTTCGCCGTCTTCGGCTATGACGCGCTGAGCACCGCCGCGGAGGAGTCACTGGAGGCCCGGCGCAAGCTGCCGAAGGCGATGATGCTGTCGCTGGCGGTCTCCATGGTGCTGTATGTGCTGGTCTGCGTGGTGCTCACCGGGATGCAGCACTACAGCGAGATCAATCCGAAGAGCGGTATCTCCAGCGCCTTCCAGAGCGTGGGGCTGAGCGGACTGGCCAATGTGATCGCCGTCGGCGCGGTCATCGGCATTGTCACCGTGACCTTCTCCTTCATGATGGGCGCCTCGCGGCTCTGGTACGCCCTCAGCCGCGACGGGCTGATGCCCGCGTGGTTCGGCGCCATCCACCCCAAGCGCAAGGTTCCGCACCGCGCCACCTGGCTGATCGGTGCGGTGTCCGCCGTGCTGGCGGGGGTGCTGCCCATCAACGCCGTCGCCGAACTCACCAATATCGGCGTGCTGCTGGCGTTTGTGGTGGTCTCCGCCTCCGTGCTGCTGCTGCGCTACAAGAAGCCGCACCTCAAGCGGGGTTTCCGCTGTCCCGGCATGCCGGTGGTGCCCGTCCTCGGGATCGCCTTCTCGATCTGGCTGATGTCGTTCCTCCAGTGGCAGACCTGGGCGCGGCTCGGCTGCTGGCTGGTCGTCGGCCTGGTCATCTACGCCGCCTACGGCTACCGGCGGACCCGCGAGGTCATGCCGGGCGGCTCGGTGGATCTCGACGCCCTGGACGACATGTCCGAATCCGATGAGGCCGATCCCGCGCCCGTTCCGTGACGGGCCATCGGCCGTCCCTGACCGGCGCTCCGTCCCTCCTCCCTCCCCGGGAGGGACGGAGCGCGCGGCCGCCCGGCCCGTCAGCCGTCGTCCGCCGGATGCAGATGCGGCTCGCCGGACGGCACCGCACGGCGCAGACAGCTGAGCACGGTGGGCAGCAGCGGATTGCTGTTCTCACTGCGGTGCAGCGCCATCACCTGGCGGTGGGCGGAGCGCTGGGTGAGCCGGGTGGCTTCGACGTCCGCACTGGGCAGATGCCCGAGCGCCGGGACCACGGCCACACCGAGGCCGGCGGAGACCAGCTCGCGCACCACGGCGTAGTTGTTGCTGCGGAAGGCGACGGCGGCCTCGAAGCCCGCGGCCGCGCACAGCCGGACGAACGACCGTGCGCCGGCGGTGTCCTCCCGGCTGGTGATCCAGCGGGCCCCGGACAGCTGGGACAGCTGGGCGCTCAGCCCGCTCCCCCGGGCCCTGAGCAGCAGGAGATCCTCCCGCAGCAGGTGATGGCGGGTCAGGCCGGCCGGCCACTGCCGGGGGCTGAGCCCGTACTCGTAGACCAGCGCGACGTCCAGGTCACCGTGGCTGAGCGCGGTGATCAGCTCTTCGGGTTCGGCCTCCTCCAGCTGGATCTGCGCGCGCGGATGGGTCTCGACGAGGGCGGACAGCGCCGAGGGCACCAGCCGGACGTCGGCCGTGGGGAAGCTGCCCAGCCGCAGCCGGCCGGTGGCGCCGGTGGCGAGCTCCTGCACCTGGTGGTCCAGATCGTCCATGGCGGCCAGTACATGGGTGCTGAGATCGACCAGCCGGTGGGCGGCGGCGGTGGGGCGGATGCCGTGTGCCTCCCGCTCGAACAGCACCAGTCCGGTCTCCTTCTCCAGGGAGGAGATCTGCTGCGAGATGGCGGACGCGGTGTAGCCGAGATCGCGGGCCGCGAGGGCGAAGGACTCGCTGCGGACGACGGCCTTCAGCGTGAGCAGATGCAGTGGCTTCAGCAAGGCGAGCTCCCGGGGACGCAGGAGTTGAGCATAAGCATTCATTGCCCTCATGAGTCAATTCTTTCGTCCTGCTGGGTCTTGTCCGCTGCCTCGCCCGGCCCACATCGTGGTTCCACCAGGCCGAACGTGACCGGTGAGCACAAAGGAGCAAGCACGGTGACCACAACAGCGCAGGGTCTCGGCAGCCTCGACGCGGCAGCTGTGGCCGAAGCGCTCGGCGCGGGGGACTGCGGCGAGGTCGCCGGCGACGCCGGCCGCCGGGCACAGTACGCGTCCGATGCCTCCAACTACCGTCAGATCCCGCTGGCGGTCGTCTTCCCCGCCGAGCGGCGGCACATCCAGAACGCGCTCGCCGTCTGCCGCCGTCTGGGCGTGCCGGTCACCGCTCGCGGCGCGGGCACCAGCACCTCAGGGCAGGCCGTCGGGCCGGGCGTGGTGCTCGACTTCTCCCGGCACTTCCACCGGTTGCTGGCGCTGGACCCCAAGGCCCGCACCGCGACCGTCGAGCCCGGCATCGTGCTGGACGAGCTGCAGCAGGCCGCCGCACCGCACGGCTTGCTGTTCGGCGCCGATCCGTCCACCCACAGCCGCTGCACACTGGGCGGCATGATCGGCAACAATGCGTGCGGCTCGCACTCCCTCGCCTGGGGCCGCACCGCGGACAACATCGTGGAACTCGATGTGGTCACCTACCGCGGCACGGTCATCCGGCTCGGCGAGATGACCGCGGAGGAGATCGACGAGGCCATCGCCGCCGGAGACGACCGCGGCGAGCTGATCGCCGCCCTGCACCGTCTCACCCAGCGCCATCTGGCGACGCTGCGCACCGAGTTGGGACGGTTCCCGCGCCAGGTGTCGGGCTACGCCCTGGAACAGCTGCTGCCCGAGCGGCGCTTCAACCTCGCCAGGGCGCTGGTCGGCAGCGAGGGCACACTGGCCGTCATTCTCTCCGCGACCGTCCGTCTCGTCTCCCCTCCCCCGGCGCGGGCCCTGGTTGTCCTCGGCTTCTCGGACGCCTGTGCCGCGGCCGACGCGGTTCCCGCGCTGCTGGCGCATCAGCCGCTGGCGCTGGAAGGGCTCGACCACGCGCTGACCGATATCGTCACCCGGCCCGCGACCCGGGCCGCCATCGACACCCTGCCGGACGCGCGGGCCTGGCTGTTCGCCGAACTCGGCGGCAGCGCCGAGGCGTTGCCCCGGCAGGCCGAGGCGCTGACCGAGGCCGCGCACCGGGCCGCGGGATGCACCGGCAGTGAGGTCATCACCGATCCCGTGCGGGCCCGCACCCTGTGGCGGATCCGGGAGGACGGTGCGGGGCTGGCCACCCGTATGCCCGACGGCTCCGAGGCCTGGCCCGGCTGGGAGGACGCGGCCGTCCCGCCCGAGCAACTGGGCTCCTATCTCCGCAAGTTCACCGAACTGCTGGAGCAGCACGGGCTGCAGGGCGCCGTCTACGGACACTTCGGCGAAGGCTGTCTGCACGTCCGTATCAACTTCGACTTCGGCACCGAGCAGGGCACCGCCGTCTTCCGCGCCTTCGTCACCGACGCCGCCCGGCTGATCACCGCCCACGGTGGCTCGCTGTCCGGTGAGCACGGCGACGGGCAGGCCCGCTCCGAGCTGCTGCCGCTGATGTACGGCCCCGAGGTCATCGCCCTGTTCGAGGAGTTCAAGGGCATCTGGGACCCCGACAACGGCCTCAACCCCGGGATGATCGTCCAGCCGCTGCCGGTCGACGGGAATCTGCGCGTCAGCCCGCACCGCACCCCGCTGCCGCTGGCCACCGTCTTCCCCTTCCACGCCGACGACGGGGACTTCGCCAAGGCCACCCGCCGGTGCGTCGGCGTCGGCAAATGCCGCTCGGCGGATCAGCGCGGCGATGTGATGTGCCCCAGCTACCGGGTCACCCGGGACGAGAAGGACTCCACCCGCGGCCGCGCCCGTCTGCTGTACGAGATGACGCAGGGCGAAGTGATCACCGACGGCTGGCGCTCCACCGAGGTGCGCGACGCCCTCGATCTGTGTCTGTCCTGCAAGGGGTGCAGCACCGACTGCCCCGTCGGAGTGGACATGGCCACCTACAAGTCGGAGTTCCTGCACCACCACTACAAGGGACGGCTGCGGCCGGCCTCGCACTACACCATGGGCTGGCTGCCGCTGCTGTCCCGGCTGGCCTCCCGGGCCCCCGGCCTGGTCAACGCGGTCACCTCCTCCCGGCTGGCCCCGGCCGTCAAACGGCTCGGCGGGATCGCCGCCCAGCGGGAACTCCCCCGCTTCGCCGAGCAGACCTTCCTGACCTGGTTCCGCCGCCGTACGCCGCAAGGAGACGGCCTGCGCGGCCCGGTCGTGCTGTGGGTCGACTCCTTCAACAACCACTTCAGCCCCGAGGTCCTCAAGGCCGGAGTGGCGGTGCTGGAAGACGCCGGATTCCGGGTCCAGGTCCCGGACGGCACCCAGTGCTGCGGGCTCACCTGGATCACCACCGGACAGCTCGGCACCGCCCGCCGTATCGCCCGGCGCACCGCCGCCGCACTGGCCCCCGCCGTCACCGCCGGTCTCCCCGTCGTCGGACTGGAGCCGAGCTGTACGGCGGCCCTCAAGAGCGACCTCCCCGAACTCCTCGACGGCGACCAGGACGCCCGCGCCCTCTCCCGCGCCACGCTCACCCTCGCCGAACTCCTCGTCCACCACGCCCCCGGGTGGCAGCCCCCGCGGATCGACGCCCGCTCGCTCAGCCAGACCCACTGCCATCAGCACGCCACCTCCGGCTTCGGCGCCGACAGCGCGCTGCTGGAGCGGATGGGCGTCGACAACACCGCGCTCGATTCCGGCTGCTGCGGCCTGGCCGGCAACTTCGGCTTCGAACGCGGCCATTACGAGGTCTCGGTCGCCGCGGGCGAACAGGTGCTGCTCCCCGCGGTGCGCTCGGCCCCCGCCGACACCCGGATCCTGGCCGACGGCTTCAGCTGCCGCACCCAGATCGCCCAGCAGACCTCGCGCGGCGGCACCCATCTCGCCCAGCTGATCGCCCAGGCACTGCCCCCGGCCGACCCTCCGCCCGATCCGGCTTCGCTTCGCTTCCTACCGAGAAGGAACACACCCGTGACTGACGCACTCTCCCTCATCGACGAGTGGGGCCCCGAAAAGACCGTCGTGGTCTCGCACCGGCGCACCGGTATGAAGGGCGTCCTGGTGATCGACAACACCGCCCGCGGCATCGGCAAGGGCGGAACCCGGATGAGCCCCGGCGTGACCGTGGAGGAAGTCTCCCGGCTGGCCCGGGTGATGACCTGGAAGTGGGCCGCTGTCGATCTCTTCTACGGGGGCGCCAAGGCCGGCATCGTCGCCGACCCGGCATCCCGCGACAAGGAAGCGGTGCTGCGTGCGTTCGCCCGTGCGCTGTCCAACGAGGTGCCCCGCGAGTATGTGATGGGGCTCGATATGGGCCTGACGGAGAGTGATGCCGCCATTATCCAGGACGAGCTGGGCGACCGCGGGGCCGCCGTCGGCACTCCCGAGCATCTCGGCGGCGTGGCCTACGACAAGCTCGGCGTCACCGGCTACGGCGTGGCGGAGGCGGCCGAGGCCGCGGCGCAGCACCAAGGGCTGCCGCTGGCCGGCTCCCGGGTCGCCCTGCAGGGCTTCGGCGCGGTCGGCAGCGCGGCCGCCACCCGGTTCGCGGAGCTGGGCGCCACAATCGTGGCGGTGTCCACCGCCCACGGGGTGCTGCACGACCCCAGCGGTCTCGATGTGGGCGCCCTGCTGTCGGCGCGTGACGAGCACGGCGACCACTTCGTCACCCGCCACCCGGCCGGTATCGCGCTCCCGTCAGGCGCCGAACTCACCGTGGACTGCGACATCTTGGTGCCCGCCGCGCTCCAGGACGTCATCACCGGCGACACCGCGCACCAGATCAAGGCAAAGCTCATCGTGGAAGGCGCGAACCTGCCGACCTCGGCGGATGCCCGGACCATTCTCGCCGGGCGCGGGATCACCGTGCTCCCCGACTTCGTGGCCAACGCGGGCGGCGTGGTCGCGGCCGCCTTCGCGATGGATGCCCGCTACTCCGGCTTCCGGCCCGGCACAGCGAGCATCTTCGAATCGGTCTCGGCCAGGCTGCGGGCCAACGCGGTGACGGTCCTGGACGAGGCCCGCCAGCAGGACATCACCCCGCACGCCGCGGGCCGCCGCCTCGCCGAGGACCGCGTCCGCGCCGCGATGCGGAGCAAGGGCCGTATCCCGCTCGGCTGACCCACCCGGCTGATCCGCTCGGCTGATCGACGCGGCGCTGCGGGCGCGCCGGGTGTCAGGGCCGGGTGTCAGGGCCGGGTGTCAGACCGGACACGCCTCATGGGTCTTGACGACGATGAGCGTGGCATGGCGGTCCTGGAGGGGCGTGCCCGCCTCCGGGCTCTGCGAGCAGACCTTCCAGCTCGCCGGCCACAGCACATGGCGCCCCGCACCGCGCCCGTCCCTGAGCTGGACGGACGTATCGAAGTTCAGGGCCCGGTAGGCGGAGACCAGGCCCTGGCCGGCCACCTGAGGCATCCGCTCGGGGCCGTCGGCGTACGCCGGAGCGGCGGGGAGCAGGCAGGACAGGGCAAGGAGCGAGGCGGTGACGATGCGTTTCATCACCTGAGAACGATCACGGCGGGTATCGGTTACCTGGCGGTGGCAGTCGGCGGTGTTCCTTCGCCACGTCGCGGGCGGCCCCAACGATACGCGGGAGCCGCCCACACCCATGGCCGGTCGACTCAGTCTTCCTCTCGGGTCAGCTTTTCTCTCGGGTCAGGGGGCGGCAGAGCAGCGCGTCGGGGCGGCCCGAGTGTCCGACACGGCTGGTGTAGGCGATCCCCGCCGCATAGGAGGTGGCGGGGCACTGCCCCTTGTAGTGGCCATGGGCGAAGTCGCCGCCGGGGTCGCCGGGCGGACGGTTGTCGCCGCGGTCGAACCAGAGGGTGTTCCCCGCCATGCCGAGAGCGCTGCGGGCCGGTGTGCACAGCGCGGCGGAGACCTTCTCTCCCCGTAGGCTGTAGCCGGTCAGGAAGTGCCCGTCGGGGCACTGGAGTTTGCTGTAGCCGGGCGCCCAGTCCCCGTCGGCGGGGACATATCGCTCGTCCCGCACCACGATGGGGACACTGCCGGGTGCGCGCGGATCGCGGGCCGTGGGGGCGTCGGTGCACAGCCCGCGGCCTCGGGTGTGGCTCAGGCCGATGAGCCGTTCGCCGTCGGGGCAGGCCGCTTTGCGGGCGCCGTTGTCCCAGTCGCCCAGGGACCGGGCGCTCAGGGACTGGACGAAGTCGCGGTGATCGGTGGTGAGTTGATGCCACGTGGGCGTCAATGGCACCGGTCCCGTCTTCTGTGGCGCGGTCATGAGCCGGTTCCAGGCGGTCGCCCGCCAGTCGCCGCCGTCGAGAACTCCGGTACGGCGCCCGGCGTTGTCGTATCGCAGCATGGCCCAGTTGTCCCCGGCCGGCCGCCCCTGGCCGTCGGTGCTCCAGCCGACGAGCGGCCAGTAGGCGAAGTCCGTGTCGGTTTCGGCGAGGTAGTCCGTGAGGTTGCCGAACCAGGCGCGGGCGGCCGCGCCCGATTCCTCGGAGCCGATGCCGAATTCGCTGATCCACAGGGGTGCGGTGAAGTGCTGGCCGCTCTCTGCGGAGACGTAGAACGCCTGGTCGTGCAGTACGTCCCGGAGCTGATCGCGGGTCAGGTCCTGATAGCGGGGGTCGTGGGTCTCCCCCATCCCCGTGGCGCCGCTGTGATGCGGGCCCGTGTAGCTGTAGAAGTGGGCCGAGTAGACGAGCTTCCCGGAGGTGACGAGGGTGTGCGAGAGCTGACGGACCGGGGCGAGGGTGGGGCGGCCGTGCGGCAGGCCGTCCACCGGCACGCCGGTCCAGTTGATTCCCTCGATGACGATGAGGAGCCGGGGGTTGGCCTCGGTGAGGATCCGGTCCGCCGCCTCCTGCGCGGCGGCCTGCCAGTCGTGGCTGTCGCCCAGGCCCCAGTTGGGGTCGTCCAGGACGTCACGGCGCACCTCGTTGTAGAGGTCCGCCCCCACCACGCGGCCGTTGTGCTGGTAGCGGCGGGCCATGGAGACCCAGTCGTCGGCCCATTGCCGAGTGGACTGGCGGCTGTTCCACCGCTCATTGCCGTCGAGACCACAGCACCAACGGGTGGTGTTGGTGTGGTTGTTGAGGATGACTGCGAAGCCGCCCTCGGTCAGGGCCGCGACCACGGCATCGTAGATCTGCAGCGGTGTCTTGCCGCGTAGCTGCGGATTGGCGGCGACCGCGGCATCCGGCACGGGGGCCGTGGAACGGATCATCTCGTTGGAGAACGGCAGCCGGATGCTGTTGAGCCCCAGTCCGCGGAAGTCGTCCAGCAGGGTGGAGATCCGTACGCGGTCGAGGCCGAGCGGTATGCCGTGCGAGTCCTGTCCGCTGTGATGAGTCCCCGGGTCGCCGATGTCCCCCGACCCGTTCCAGGAGCCCTGCGCCCCGTCCCAGTTGGCGGACTTCAGCCGAAACCGCTTGCCGTCGGCGTCGACGATATAGCGGCCCCGGGTGGAGAGCGGAGCCGTCCATGCCTCGACGGCTTTCCCGCCGGCCTTTCCGTCGCCTCTACCGTCTGCTTTCCCAGCGGCCTTCCCGGCGGCCTTCCCGGCGGCCGATGGTCCGGACCCGGGAGCGTCCGGCGGGGCGGGGGCCGCGATGGCGTGGGGGACGGCAAGCCCCGTCACTACGAGGCACATCGCCAGGGCACGGCACATGGAGCGTAAGCGCGGCTGCACGTCTTCCGCCTGTTTCGTCGGAGGGGCTCGCCGGCTTCCTCCGACAAGCGGCCGCCCGGCAGGCACACCACCGACGGACCAGGAACAAGTTACCGATGGGTGCGCGACAGGACCAGAGCTGGGGTGCTCCGCTTTCACCTCACCCCGCCGACAGGAACTCCCGGGCTCCGCGCAGCCGGGTTTGGAGGTGCCGCTGGGTGGCGCCGCTGTCGAGGCGGACATCGAGCGCCCCGGGGATAGGGGTGTCGGCTCGGCGTCCGGCAGGGAGTTGGGCGGCGTCGAGTCCGTCGCGTCGGGCGAGGAGAACGCCGAGTTCATGACGGCTGAGGGCGTCCGCTCCGGCGAGGTGGAACATCCCGGCCCGGTCGGACACGGCGAGTTCCCGCAGGCCGGAGGCCAGATCTTCGACATGCACCGGGCGGCGGATGTCGTCGGTGAACAGCACACCGTCGCGTGTGCCGTCGGCCAGGTCGTGGACCATGCGCTCGTGTACGGAGCCGCCGTTTCCGATGATCAATGAGGTGCGTACGACCGCGGCGGCCGGGGTCAGAAGCCGCACAGCGGTCTCGGCGGCGCCCTTTGCCGCGCCGTAGGGGGTGACCGGGTCGGGCAGACAGGTCTCGTCGTAGTGAATCCGGGAACCGGAGAACACCGCGTCGCTGGAGACATGGACCAGGCGGCAGCCCCCTTTCGCCACGGCCATCGCCACGCGGACCGAGCCGTCGGCGGTCACCGCCCAGTCGCTCTCCCCGCTCGTTGCGTTGATGACGGCATCGGGCGCGGTCGCGGCCAGTACCTCATCGACATGCCCGGCGGCGCGAAGGTCGAGGCGATGCCACGAGACTCCGGGCACGCTGCTGGGGCGGGAACAGTACGTCGCGGCCGTCTCCCAGCCGGCGGCCGTCGCCTGGCGCACAAGTTCCGTACCCAGGAATCCGCTGCCGCCGATGATCAGAATCTTCATGGCGCCCTACGGTAGGGCAGCCAAACTCCGCCCGGGAAGCGGCAGTTCAGGGGTCAGAGGCTCGGTTCGGCCGGGGATGACGCGGGGACGACAGGCGCGCCCAGGAGGGTCAGATAGGTGGCGTTGGCGTGCTGGTAGGCCATCTGGCCGAAGAAGTTGGCGGCGAACGGACCCGGGGACGGGGCGATGGTGCCCCGGACGGCACGGCGAACTGGTTCGAGGAGCCGGAGTTCCGGGCCATATACACGACGCTCCTGGTCCAGCCATCGGACGGGTCGGCCGCCCGCCATCGTCCGCGCTCCCACACCGACGACGGGCAGGCGCCGCCACTTCACCCATTGGGCACTTAAAGTGACGACGTGATTACGGAACGGGTGTGGGGTGCAAAGGTCATCGACCGGGAGCCGGCGGCCTTCTCCCCCGCGCCCGCTCCAGCACTCGGTCGCACCGGAGAAAGGGATACAGATGCGCGCTCGCCCACTCGCCACAGCTGCCGTTCTGGCACTCACCACCGCTCTTCTCGCCGCCGCCCCGGCCCCGGCACAGCCCGCCGCCACCGCCCCGCCGCCCGACGGCCGGCCCACCCCGGCCCGCCCGGCCGGTCACACCGAGGTCCCTGTCCAGGGCGGCTCGGCCCGCTTCGCCATGCCTCCCGCCCTCCTCGCCGCTCTCAAGGCGAACGGTGTGGCGATCGCGCGCGTCGATGCCCGGGGCACCGTCACACCGCACGAGGGCTCCGACGGCATCAGCCTGG contains these protein-coding regions:
- a CDS encoding LysR family transcriptional regulator, which codes for MLKPLHLLTLKAVVRSESFALAARDLGYTASAISQQISSLEKETGLVLFEREAHGIRPTAAAHRLVDLSTHVLAAMDDLDHQVQELATGATGRLRLGSFPTADVRLVPSALSALVETHPRAQIQLEEAEPEELITALSHGDLDVALVYEYGLSPRQWPAGLTRHHLLREDLLLLRARGSGLSAQLSQLSGARWITSREDTAGARSFVRLCAAAGFEAAVAFRSNNYAVVRELVSAGLGVAVVPALGHLPSADVEATRLTQRSAHRQVMALHRSENSNPLLPTVLSCLRRAVPSGEPHLHPADDG
- a CDS encoding glycoside hydrolase family 5 protein → MCLVVTGLAVPHAIAAPAPPDAPGSGPSAAGKAAGKAAGKADGRGDGKAGGKAVEAWTAPLSTRGRYIVDADGKRFRLKSANWDGAQGSWNGSGDIGDPGTHHSGQDSHGIPLGLDRVRISTLLDDFRGLGLNSIRLPFSNEMIRSTAPVPDAAVAANPQLRGKTPLQIYDAVVAALTEGGFAVILNNHTNTTRWCCGLDGNERWNSRQSTRQWADDWVSMARRYQHNGRVVGADLYNEVRRDVLDDPNWGLGDSHDWQAAAQEAADRILTEANPRLLIVIEGINWTGVPVDGLPHGRPTLAPVRQLSHTLVTSGKLVYSAHFYSYTGPHHSGATGMGETHDPRYQDLTRDQLRDVLHDQAFYVSAESGQHFTAPLWISEFGIGSEESGAAARAWFGNLTDYLAETDTDFAYWPLVGWSTDGQGRPAGDNWAMLRYDNAGRRTGVLDGGDWRATAWNRLMTAPQKTGPVPLTPTWHQLTTDHRDFVQSLSARSLGDWDNGARKAACPDGERLIGLSHTRGRGLCTDAPTARDPRAPGSVPIVVRDERYVPADGDWAPGYSKLQCPDGHFLTGYSLRGEKVSAALCTPARSALGMAGNTLWFDRGDNRPPGDPGGDFAHGHYKGQCPATSYAAGIAYTSRVGHSGRPDALLCRPLTREKS
- a CDS encoding SDR family oxidoreductase codes for the protein MKILIIGGSGFLGTELVRQATAAGWETAATYCSRPSSVPGVSWHRLDLRAAGHVDEVLAATAPDAVINATSGESDWAVTADGSVRVAMAVAKGGCRLVHVSSDAVFSGSRIHYDETCLPDPVTPYGAAKGAAETAVRLLTPAAAVVRTSLIIGNGGSVHERMVHDLADGTRDGVLFTDDIRRPVHVEDLASGLRELAVSDRAGMFHLAGADALSRHELGVLLARRDGLDAAQLPAGRRADTPIPGALDVRLDSGATQRHLQTRLRGAREFLSAG
- a CDS encoding amino acid permease, which encodes MVRTLGLTQLTMIGIGAIIGAGIFSLAAAVARDVAGPAVLISFLVAGAASLCAAFAYAEFAGMVPKAGSSYTYCAAVLGELVGWIVGWDLLLEYTAIVAVVAIGMSGYLGFLLEAVGIHLPTWALGAPGTGAGHRVDLLAVAICLGVAWLLTRGTRTSARVETVLTIVKIAIVLLVIVVGFTKVDSGNLQPFAPFGLGGAFTGAATVFFAVFGYDALSTAAEESLEARRKLPKAMMLSLAVSMVLYVLVCVVLTGMQHYSEINPKSGISSAFQSVGLSGLANVIAVGAVIGIVTVTFSFMMGASRLWYALSRDGLMPAWFGAIHPKRKVPHRATWLIGAVSAVLAGVLPINAVAELTNIGVLLAFVVVSASVLLLRYKKPHLKRGFRCPGMPVVPVLGIAFSIWLMSFLQWQTWARLGCWLVVGLVIYAAYGYRRTREVMPGGSVDLDALDDMSESDEADPAPVP